In a genomic window of Saccharothrix sp. HUAS TT1:
- the wecB gene encoding non-hydrolyzing UDP-N-acetylglucosamine 2-epimerase produces MGPIDQGFPGAVTMVCGTRPELIKLAPLIRALGAEATVVYTGQHYDTAMYHRIRQDVGQPGRFHELGLGGGRRGGQLGAAVAAVDEVLARHPAKVVVVQGDTTSALAGALAANANDVPLVHVEAGLRSFDRAMPEEHNRVAIDHLADLCCAPTRLNHANLLAERVPEERIAITGNTVVEALATALPDRAEEDVVLAAHELERDGYVLATIHRPENVDDPVALEAVLRQLGGLPLPVVLPLHPRTAKRVASFDLSVLLGRLRVVEPQAYPAFLALARCAAVVVSDSGGIQEEVSVLKRPVVVVRRSTERPEIEGTFGTLVPPGPRVRAEVLRWLDDVPGHRERLERIPSPYGTGSPSARIAAALRQLVRGEPVHAALSPERVVVPPPASRRPVARVPHSSSSS; encoded by the coding sequence GTGGGTCCGATCGACCAGGGGTTCCCCGGCGCCGTCACGATGGTGTGCGGCACGAGGCCGGAGCTGATCAAGCTGGCGCCGCTGATCCGCGCGCTGGGCGCGGAGGCCACCGTCGTCTACACCGGCCAGCACTACGACACCGCCATGTACCACCGGATCCGGCAGGACGTCGGGCAGCCGGGCCGGTTCCACGAGCTGGGCCTGGGCGGCGGGCGGCGCGGCGGTCAGCTCGGCGCGGCCGTTGCGGCGGTGGACGAGGTGCTGGCCAGGCACCCGGCGAAGGTGGTGGTCGTGCAGGGCGACACGACGTCCGCGCTCGCGGGGGCGTTGGCCGCCAACGCCAACGACGTGCCGCTGGTGCACGTGGAAGCGGGCCTGCGCAGCTTCGACCGGGCGATGCCCGAGGAGCACAACCGGGTGGCCATCGACCACCTCGCCGACCTGTGCTGCGCGCCGACCCGGCTCAACCACGCCAACCTGCTGGCCGAGCGGGTGCCCGAGGAGCGGATCGCGATCACCGGCAACACCGTGGTCGAAGCGCTCGCGACCGCGCTGCCCGACCGGGCGGAGGAGGACGTCGTGCTGGCCGCGCACGAGCTGGAGCGCGACGGCTACGTGCTGGCGACCATCCACCGGCCGGAGAACGTGGACGACCCGGTCGCCCTGGAGGCGGTCCTGCGCCAGCTGGGCGGGTTGCCGCTGCCGGTGGTGCTGCCGCTGCACCCGCGCACGGCCAAGCGGGTGGCGAGCTTCGACCTGTCCGTCCTGTTGGGACGGTTGCGGGTGGTGGAACCGCAGGCGTACCCGGCGTTCCTGGCGCTGGCCCGGTGCGCCGCCGTGGTGGTGTCCGACTCCGGCGGCATCCAGGAGGAGGTGAGCGTGCTGAAGCGGCCGGTGGTCGTGGTGCGCCGCAGCACCGAGCGCCCGGAGATCGAGGGCACGTTCGGCACGCTCGTGCCGCCGGGGCCGCGGGTGCGCGCGGAGGTGCTGCGGTGGCTGGACGACGTGCCGGGCCACCGGGAGCGCCTGGAGCGCATCCCCTCGCCCTACGGCACCGGCTCGCCGTCGGCCCGGATCGCCGCGGCGCTGCGGCAGCTGGTCCGCGGTGAGCCGGTGCACGCCGCGCTCAGCCCGGAACGGGTTGTGGTGCCCCCGCCAGCGTCGCGACGACCCGTCGCGCGAGTGCCGCACTCGAGTTCCAGCTCGTGA
- a CDS encoding lysyl oxidase family protein, with the protein MVRRRLALPVTALLVVALVGPSHARAGAGALLPDLRQAPVGCAGGFSGDLMRCVDWDVCAVADPAAPRGECVQAGPIGAVRLRFTTSVDNIGDGPLVIHGSRPDAGRPRMSARQAFQTTVDGDIPLTYERAQHPIPAQLYYEPAATHEHWHLLGFEHFQLRTRAGDAVVTDRKTGFCLGDRYRVADRLPNRPDAAGTPQSQLAAQLRRNRCGHHTPEALAVSQGISVGSGDDYRHTVDFQWLDVTDVPSGVYDVVNVVNGDRTLVEESYANNASSMAISLTWPGGGSRPATITGPPRVVLLGQCPGRERCAESIR; encoded by the coding sequence ATGGTGCGAAGACGACTTGCCCTGCCCGTCACGGCACTGCTCGTGGTGGCGCTGGTGGGGCCGTCGCACGCGCGGGCCGGGGCCGGCGCGCTGCTGCCCGACCTGCGGCAGGCCCCCGTCGGGTGCGCGGGCGGCTTCTCGGGCGACCTGATGCGGTGCGTCGACTGGGACGTGTGCGCGGTCGCCGACCCGGCCGCGCCGAGGGGCGAGTGCGTGCAAGCGGGCCCGATCGGCGCGGTGAGGTTGAGGTTCACCACATCGGTCGACAACATCGGCGACGGGCCGCTGGTGATCCACGGCAGCCGCCCCGACGCCGGCCGGCCGCGGATGTCCGCCCGGCAGGCGTTCCAGACCACTGTGGACGGTGACATCCCGCTGACCTACGAGCGGGCGCAGCACCCGATCCCGGCTCAGCTGTACTACGAGCCCGCCGCCACCCACGAGCACTGGCACCTGCTCGGGTTCGAGCACTTCCAGCTCCGCACCCGCGCGGGCGACGCGGTCGTCACCGACCGGAAGACCGGCTTCTGCCTCGGCGACCGCTACCGGGTGGCGGACCGCCTGCCGAACCGGCCGGACGCGGCGGGCACCCCGCAGTCGCAGCTGGCGGCGCAGCTGCGGCGCAACCGGTGCGGCCACCACACCCCCGAGGCGCTGGCGGTGTCGCAGGGCATCTCGGTCGGCTCCGGCGACGACTACCGGCACACGGTCGACTTCCAGTGGCTGGACGTCACCGACGTGCCGTCCGGCGTGTACGACGTGGTGAACGTGGTGAACGGCGACCGGACGCTGGTGGAGGAGTCCTACGCCAACAACGCCTCCTCGATGGCGATCTCGCTGACCTGGCCGGGCGGCGGTTCGAGGCCGGCGACGATCACCGGGCCGCCGCGGGTGGTGCTGCTCGGCCAGTGCCCGGGTCGGGAGCGCTGCGCCGAGTCGATCCGCTGA
- a CDS encoding serine/threonine-protein kinase — protein MSLATEDRVLAGRYQLAGKIGAGGAAEVHRGWDVLLRRFVAVKLFRAGDPADDERFDHEVRTLAALSHPGLLSVYDVGTCDGSSFVVMQLVEGTTLRDRLPSGTFTSAQVRALGHQLAETLAHVHGRQVVHRDVKPSNILLDGSDTAYLADFGLARPIGSTRAAAAGQVVGTAAYLAPEQVRGDEVGPPADVYALGLVLLECLTGYREYQGNRVEAAVARLHRRPEVPRGLPLDLGRLLTAMTARSADRRPTAAQCADVLRPAPTSLAPDRLLCGGRTPLTAG, from the coding sequence ATGTCGTTGGCCACCGAAGACCGCGTGCTCGCAGGCCGCTACCAGCTGGCGGGCAAGATCGGCGCTGGTGGCGCGGCCGAGGTCCACCGGGGCTGGGACGTGCTGCTGCGCCGGTTCGTCGCGGTCAAGCTGTTCCGGGCGGGCGACCCGGCGGACGACGAGCGGTTCGACCACGAGGTCCGCACGCTGGCCGCGCTGTCGCACCCCGGCCTGCTGTCGGTGTACGACGTCGGCACGTGCGACGGCTCGTCGTTCGTGGTGATGCAGCTGGTCGAGGGCACGACGCTGCGGGACCGGCTGCCGTCCGGCACGTTCACCTCCGCGCAGGTCCGCGCCCTCGGCCACCAGCTCGCCGAGACCCTGGCCCACGTGCACGGCCGGCAGGTCGTGCACCGGGACGTGAAGCCGTCGAACATCCTGCTCGACGGCTCCGACACCGCCTACCTCGCCGACTTCGGCCTGGCCCGGCCGATCGGCTCGACCAGGGCCGCCGCGGCCGGCCAGGTCGTCGGCACCGCCGCCTACCTGGCCCCCGAGCAGGTGCGCGGCGACGAGGTCGGCCCGCCCGCGGACGTCTACGCGCTCGGCCTGGTGCTGCTGGAGTGCCTGACCGGCTACCGCGAGTACCAGGGCAACCGGGTCGAGGCCGCCGTCGCCCGGCTGCACCGCCGGCCGGAGGTGCCGCGCGGCCTGCCCCTCGACCTCGGCCGGCTGCTGACGGCGATGACGGCCCGGTCCGCCGACCGCCGCCCCACGGCCGCGCAGTGCGCCGACGTGCTGCGGCCCGCGCCGACCTCGCTGGCGCCCGACCGGCTGCTCTGCGGCGGCCGGACCCCGCTCACCGCAGGCTGA
- a CDS encoding alpha/beta fold hydrolase — protein MRVNGIDIGYDDKGDGLPVLLVHGHPFDRSMWRPQVERLSRWCRVVAPDLRGYGGTTVVPGTTPLGVFADDLVGLLDALGLERVVACGLSMGGQVVMELHRAHPERVRALILADTFAEAETPAGREARHEAAERVLREGMGPYADEVLDRMIAPRNVRDLPGVAEHVLGMMRGTAPEGAAAALRGRAERPDYLDSLSRAAVPALVVVGEEDGYTPVDVARRLYRTIPGAALAVIPDAAHLPNLERPEEFTDVVERFLLSLR, from the coding sequence ATGCGGGTCAACGGCATCGACATCGGTTACGACGACAAGGGCGACGGCCTCCCGGTGCTGCTGGTGCACGGCCACCCGTTCGACCGGTCGATGTGGCGGCCCCAGGTCGAACGGCTCAGCCGGTGGTGCCGGGTCGTGGCACCCGACCTGCGCGGGTACGGCGGGACGACGGTGGTGCCCGGCACGACGCCGCTGGGCGTGTTCGCCGACGACCTGGTCGGCCTGCTCGACGCCCTCGGGCTGGAGCGGGTGGTGGCGTGCGGGTTGTCCATGGGCGGTCAGGTCGTGATGGAATTGCACCGAGCCCACCCGGAGCGCGTCCGCGCGCTGATCCTCGCAGACACCTTCGCCGAAGCGGAGACGCCGGCCGGTCGCGAGGCCCGCCACGAGGCGGCGGAGCGCGTCCTGCGTGAGGGCATGGGCCCCTACGCGGACGAGGTGCTGGACAGGATGATCGCGCCGCGCAACGTCCGCGACCTGCCCGGCGTCGCCGAGCACGTGCTGGGCATGATGCGCGGCACGGCGCCGGAGGGCGCGGCGGCGGCCCTGCGCGGGCGTGCCGAGCGGCCCGACTACCTGGATTCGCTGTCCCGCGCCGCGGTGCCGGCGCTGGTGGTCGTCGGCGAGGAGGACGGGTACACGCCGGTCGACGTGGCCAGGCGGCTCTACCGGACCATCCCCGGCGCGGCGCTCGCGGTCATCCCGGACGCGGCCCACCTGCCGAACCTCGAACGGCCGGAGGAGTTCACCGACGTGGTGGAGCGGTTCCTGCTCAGCCTGCGGTGA
- a CDS encoding PLP-dependent aminotransferase family protein, translating into MWGGRVDYRLIADRLAADIAAGRLKPGDRLPPQRRFARAHGIAGSTAARVYGELVRRGLAVGEVGRGTFVRAARPPLEPALVEPGGARVDLELNFCVLPDQPELLAPGLDRLVRHGLAEALTPVGARGTPEARAAAARTVARGGWTPDERQVLFTANGKQAIAAVVAALVPIGGRLGVEAVTYPVVKAIATRLGITLVPLPADDGGVLPQAVRAADVRAVYLQPTLHNPLGVTMPEGRRAELADVVRELDVQVVEDAVYAFLGPDLPPLAPERTTVVDGTSKRLAPGLAVGFAVPPAHLVDRVAAAARSGGWAASRFALAAVTGWLADGTAASMVERKRALALERQHLVRDRLAGFDIRADPGSYHCWWRLPDRWRAETFVAAAGRRGIAVTPAAAFAVVPGHAPNAVRLALASTPTATLTAALDVLAALAAGSSEDDQVD; encoded by the coding sequence ATGTGGGGTGGCCGCGTGGACTACCGCCTGATCGCCGACCGGCTCGCCGCCGACATCGCGGCCGGTCGGCTCAAGCCGGGCGACCGCCTCCCGCCGCAACGCCGGTTCGCCCGCGCGCACGGCATCGCCGGGTCCACGGCGGCCCGCGTCTACGGCGAGCTGGTCCGCCGGGGGCTCGCCGTCGGCGAGGTCGGGCGCGGCACGTTCGTCCGCGCCGCCCGGCCGCCGCTCGAACCGGCCCTGGTCGAACCGGGCGGCGCGCGGGTCGACCTGGAGCTCAACTTCTGCGTGCTGCCCGACCAGCCCGAACTCCTCGCGCCCGGCCTGGACCGGCTCGTCCGGCACGGCCTGGCCGAAGCGCTCACCCCCGTCGGCGCGCGCGGCACGCCCGAGGCTCGGGCCGCCGCCGCGCGGACCGTCGCCCGCGGCGGGTGGACCCCCGACGAGCGGCAGGTCCTGTTCACCGCCAACGGCAAGCAGGCGATCGCCGCCGTCGTGGCGGCACTGGTCCCGATCGGCGGCAGGCTCGGCGTCGAAGCCGTCACCTACCCGGTGGTCAAGGCCATCGCGACCAGGCTCGGCATCACCCTCGTGCCGCTGCCCGCGGACGACGGGGGCGTGCTGCCGCAGGCCGTCCGCGCCGCCGACGTGCGCGCCGTCTACCTCCAGCCGACGCTGCACAACCCCCTCGGCGTCACCATGCCCGAGGGGCGGCGCGCCGAACTCGCCGACGTGGTGCGGGAACTGGACGTCCAGGTCGTGGAGGACGCCGTCTACGCCTTCCTCGGCCCCGACCTGCCGCCCCTCGCGCCCGAGCGCACGACCGTGGTGGACGGCACGTCCAAGCGCCTCGCGCCAGGGCTGGCGGTCGGCTTCGCCGTGCCGCCCGCCCACCTGGTCGACCGGGTCGCCGCCGCCGCCCGCTCCGGCGGGTGGGCCGCGAGCCGCTTCGCGCTCGCCGCCGTCACCGGTTGGCTCGCCGACGGCACCGCGGCGTCCATGGTGGAGCGCAAGCGCGCGCTGGCGCTGGAACGGCAGCACCTCGTCCGCGATCGGTTGGCCGGGTTCGACATCCGCGCCGACCCCGGCTCCTACCACTGCTGGTGGCGGCTGCCGGACCGGTGGCGGGCCGAGACGTTCGTCGCCGCCGCCGGCCGTCGCGGCATCGCCGTCACGCCCGCCGCCGCGTTCGCCGTCGTGCCGGGCCACGCGCCGAACGCCGTCCGCCTCGCCCTCGCCTCCACGCCCACCGCCACCCTGACCGCCGCGCTGGACGTCCTCGCCGCGCTCGCCGCGGGGAGTTCGGAGGACGACCAGGTCGATTAA